Genomic segment of Acidaminococcales bacterium:
TTTGCGCAGCCGGCGCTGCATTCACCCTGACTGCATAGATTGCTGGAATTATTTTTTGGGCAAACTATGCGCGAGGGATGGCTAATGGCACGCGCTCATACGAACGGGCGGCGGGCCGTGAAGAGAAAACCGCGCTGGGGGCGCATTGCTTTCTTGCTGGTTTTTTTAATTATATTTTCCCTGGCGGGGATTAAACTCTACACGGCCATAGATTACCTGTTTTTCACGCCAGGCTACGGGGCGGACGCAACTATGCCGCGCGGCGCGGACAAAACCGGCGCGCGCGAGCAGATCAATCTCCTGATTCTCGGCCTTGACGGGCCGGAAGCCGACGACCCGGAAAAGCCGCGCCGTTCCGACAGTTTGGTGCTGGCCAGCTTTGACCTTCCCAAACAAAATGTCGCCATGCTCTCCATCCCGCGCGATACGCTGGTTCAAATACCGGGCCGGGACGAAGGGGAAGAAGAAAAAATAAACCATGCGCACGCCTATGGCGGCATGAAGCTTGCCCGCCAGACGGCGGCGGACTTTCTCGGCGTCCCGATTGACTTTTACCTGACGGTGGACGCCGGGGGATTTATAAAACTTATCGACACACTGGGCGGGATAGGGCTGTATGTGGAAGACGACATGGACTACGAAGATCCCTACCAAAACCTTTACATCCACATAAAACGGGGCTACCAATTGATGGACGGCGCGACCGCCGTCAAATACGTCCGTTTTCGCAGCGGCGAGTTGGGGGACATAGGGCGGGTGCTCCGCCAGCAGAAATTTATGGAAGCTTTGAGCGACCAACTTTTCAGCCTGAACGGATTGCTGAAACTGCCCGCTTTATGGGAGGCGGCCAAGCAATCCTTCCAAACCGACCTTACCCTGCCCGGCGCCCTGCGGATGGCGCGTTCTTTCCCTCACTACGGCCGGAAAGGCATCCGGTTCGAGATGCTTCCCGGCAAATTCCAAACGATCAAAGGGGCAAGCTACTGGGAGACGGACATCGTTATTGTGCGGGCGGCAATGGATCGCCTCGGCATAGCGTATGTGAAAAAATAAAGACTAACCGGCCCTGCCCGGCATCCTGCAAATGGCGCGTTCTTTCCCTTGCTGCTGACGAAAAGGCATCCGGTTCGAGAGCTTCCCGGCAAATTCTAAACGAACAAAGGGGCAAGCTGCCGGGAGACTGACGCCTTTATTGCGCGGGCGGCAATGGAAAATGTTGCCGCGCCCTGACAAGGCCCGCCCTACTTGTCTTACCCTGCCCTAAGTGGTATCATTAATGCTATGGCGGAGTTGGCCCGTAAACATTGCCCATGTTTTAACCAAAGCGGCATGGGACATTCTCTTTAAATGCGGAGGCTGCTGTATGCCCGGACTGTATAAAGTAACCTTTGACATAGCTCAGGACTACGGCTATCTTGTTTTTGACGAAGATTCAAATAAAATTGACGTTTTCTTTCCCGATCTTGCCGTTGCCGAAAAGATAAGGGCCTGGCTTGAGCGGGAACACGAAATAAACACGCCTGATGAAGGCGGCGGCCTGACGGATTTTTCCGTAAAAAAATATGCTGTCGGCCGCGGCAAAAAGGATTTTCAAACTATTCTTACCCGCGCCTGGGAAAAAATCGGCATCCATGTCAACTGGAGCTTCCCCTCGGATTACATTTAGAGAACCCTTTAGCACCTGCCGCGCTCCTACTGGCGGCCGTCAATGATGCCGAATCAAGCCCCTCCAAGCAACATGATACGCGCCCGTAGCTCAGGTGGATAGAGCAGCGGTTTCCTAAACCGCGTGCCGGGAGTTCGAGTCTCTCCGGGCGCACCAGCAAAACAAAGGCCGGAAGCGGCGTTTTGCCTGCTTTTGGCCTTGTTTGTTTTTTGCTGTTTTTGCTTATTTTTTCGTATTTTTACATGTTTTTTTACCTCTGTTGCAGACCAATCGCAGACCTAACGGCGGCAAATATAGTAAAATACTTTTAAAACAGTA
This window contains:
- a CDS encoding LCP family protein is translated as MKRKPRWGRIAFLLVFLIIFSLAGIKLYTAIDYLFFTPGYGADATMPRGADKTGAREQINLLILGLDGPEADDPEKPRRSDSLVLASFDLPKQNVAMLSIPRDTLVQIPGRDEGEEEKINHAHAYGGMKLARQTAADFLGVPIDFYLTVDAGGFIKLIDTLGGIGLYVEDDMDYEDPYQNLYIHIKRGYQLMDGATAVKYVRFRSGELGDIGRVLRQQKFMEALSDQLFSLNGLLKLPALWEAAKQSFQTDLTLPGALRMARSFPHYGRKGIRFEMLPGKFQTIKGASYWETDIVIVRAAMDRLGIAYVKK